Proteins from a genomic interval of Halopseudomonas litoralis:
- a CDS encoding single-stranded DNA-binding protein — MSTHFEGEGNIGSDPQVKVFPTSDNAPPRGILRLNVFFDNPVAVGEGNFEDRGGFWAPVEISRDADTCEQWSQLYQRGMRVMVAGRMIRDQWTGVNNEERSAMKVRARSVGILPYRIDEVVMAQKASVPDQTVQPSEPPGADVPEGSFEDNESTCLTSE; from the coding sequence ATGAGTACACATTTCGAAGGTGAAGGTAATATTGGGTCTGACCCACAGGTCAAGGTATTCCCCACCAGTGACAACGCACCACCCAGAGGCATTCTGCGCTTGAATGTCTTTTTTGATAATCCGGTTGCGGTTGGCGAAGGCAACTTTGAAGATCGAGGCGGTTTCTGGGCACCGGTTGAGATCTCCCGTGATGCTGATACCTGTGAGCAGTGGTCACAGCTCTATCAACGAGGTATGCGCGTGATGGTGGCGGGCCGAATGATCCGCGACCAATGGACCGGCGTTAACAACGAAGAGCGGTCTGCAATGAAAGTACGCGCGCGATCCGTTGGTATCTTGCCGTATCGGATTGACGAGGTGGTCATGGCCCAGAAGGCGAGCGTGCCTGATCAGACCGTGCAGCCATCAGAGCCACCTGGGGCAGATGTACCAGAAGGCTCGTTCGAGGATAATGAGAGTACCTGTCTGACGTCTGAATGA
- a CDS encoding type II toxin-antitoxin system HicA family toxin: MNSISTVGKLKKPLQDLAEYASRLGWTVSRTSGGHIRFTKPGYPPVYTSSTPSDPRSALNARAKLRRTQHGAAGGSHGQA; the protein is encoded by the coding sequence ATGAACAGTATCAGCACAGTTGGCAAGCTCAAGAAGCCCCTTCAGGATCTAGCCGAGTACGCATCCAGGCTTGGCTGGACCGTCAGCCGCACCAGCGGCGGTCACATACGTTTCACCAAGCCGGGCTACCCGCCGGTTTACACCTCATCCACGCCCAGCGACCCCCGCTCAGCATTAAATGCGCGTGCAAAATTGCGCCGGACCCAACACGGCGCGGCGGGAGGGAGTCATGGGCAAGCGTAG
- a CDS encoding DUF2857 domain-containing protein, whose protein sequence is MDTVVTLAILRQAITYVREGNMRRARALGFNDDELRELRRLSATDIDALATSNPVVCRLSVDHDLLAGVFRRLSSDMDREKTIDRCLELGASVLMMSSFFGLTGNDCSTRRALLGLESRQGRVAMPPETEEHDAFRRWQDISAAPTAPDAADDIQGMIVLCEETCIPLGVVWQLVKNWAQTVSSSSRSKLQLADGRKACAR, encoded by the coding sequence ATGGATACTGTTGTGACATTAGCCATCCTTCGTCAGGCCATTACCTATGTCCGCGAAGGCAATATGCGCAGAGCGCGAGCGCTCGGGTTCAATGATGATGAGCTTCGCGAACTGCGTCGGCTTAGCGCGACCGATATCGATGCGCTCGCCACCAGCAATCCAGTGGTATGCCGACTTTCAGTCGATCACGATCTTTTGGCCGGGGTATTTCGACGGCTCAGTTCTGACATGGATCGCGAGAAGACCATTGATCGATGCCTGGAGCTGGGGGCGTCTGTTCTGATGATGTCTTCGTTTTTCGGGCTGACCGGAAACGATTGCTCGACCCGTCGCGCGCTACTTGGACTGGAATCCCGTCAGGGACGGGTGGCTATGCCGCCGGAAACAGAAGAGCATGATGCTTTTCGGCGTTGGCAAGATATCAGCGCCGCTCCCACCGCACCCGATGCAGCTGATGACATACAGGGCATGATCGTGCTGTGTGAGGAAACCTGCATACCCTTGGGCGTGGTCTGGCAACTGGTAAAGAACTGGGCGCAAACGGTCAGCTCCAGCTCTCGCAGCAAGCTTCAGCTGGCTGATGGGAGAAAGGCATGCGCTCGATAG
- the pilL2 gene encoding PFGI-1 class ICE element type IV pilus protein PilL2, whose translation MSYRLPHVLLLAVVSATGALSGCVQQPVEHNLAEQYPDSQQLELLNYQPVTAELDDEFKPTSIEVLRTGRYTLVSTSAHAGQSNLMQQMVQVRIPTRLNPTVGDGLAHTLDRSGYQLCSETGKPVIETLFSRPLPAAHYELGPMPLQAALQLLSGPSYQLLVEPVTREVCFSLRVARLEQTGGQP comes from the coding sequence ATGTCTTATCGCTTGCCGCATGTTCTTTTGCTTGCTGTTGTGAGCGCCACAGGTGCCCTGAGCGGTTGCGTGCAGCAGCCGGTTGAGCACAACCTGGCAGAGCAATATCCGGATTCGCAGCAACTTGAACTGCTCAATTACCAGCCTGTTACCGCCGAGCTTGATGACGAATTCAAGCCCACGTCGATAGAAGTCCTGCGCACAGGGCGATACACGCTTGTGTCCACGTCGGCCCACGCAGGGCAAAGCAATCTGATGCAGCAAATGGTCCAAGTCAGGATACCGACAAGGCTCAATCCCACCGTCGGTGATGGGCTTGCGCATACCTTGGATAGGTCCGGTTACCAGCTATGTTCTGAGACGGGAAAACCGGTCATAGAAACCCTGTTCAGCCGCCCATTGCCGGCGGCGCACTACGAGTTAGGCCCCATGCCGCTGCAGGCTGCACTTCAGCTGCTCAGTGGACCGAGTTATCAATTGCTGGTTGAGCCGGTGACTCGGGAAGTGTGCTTCAGCCTGCGGGTCGCCCGGCTGGAGCAAACTGGAGGCCAACCATGA
- the cadR gene encoding Cd(II)/Pb(II)-responsive transcriptional regulator: protein MRIGQLAQLVGVETQTIRFYEQQGLLPPPSRKDNGYRVYTEKHGEGLAFIRRCRILGLSLAEIHKLQSYQDDPHQPCTAVNALLDDHISHVRSQITALQALEKQLVSLRASCNDDREIEACGVLAGISEGNTHPAVGETSTI from the coding sequence ATGCGTATTGGTCAGTTGGCGCAGTTGGTAGGGGTCGAAACACAGACGATCCGCTTCTATGAACAGCAGGGCTTGTTGCCGCCGCCTAGTCGGAAGGACAACGGTTACCGTGTCTATACCGAGAAGCATGGTGAGGGGCTGGCCTTCATCCGTCGCTGCAGAATCCTGGGCCTGTCACTGGCTGAGATTCACAAACTACAGAGCTATCAGGACGACCCTCATCAGCCTTGCACCGCCGTCAACGCCTTGCTCGATGATCACATCTCTCATGTGCGGTCGCAGATAACCGCTCTGCAGGCGCTTGAGAAACAACTTGTTTCACTGAGAGCGAGTTGCAACGATGACCGGGAAATTGAGGCGTGTGGGGTTCTTGCTGGAATTAGCGAAGGAAACACGCATCCAGCAGTAGGTGAAACATCAACCATTTAA
- the topA gene encoding type I DNA topoisomerase, which yields MTTLVIVESPGKIKKISSILGRGYRVVASVGHVRDLPGRELGVDPASFKPTYVPTDRGKGVLAKLRKEVAAAEQVILATDPDREGEAIAWHLADALRLKQPKRITFTAITKDKIREALSQVRAIDHDRVRAQEARRVLDRLVGYKVSPALSNSAGHALSAGRVQSPAVRLVVDREREIANFKAVTHFGVELLLPIAGHWPDNPKALWRAQWDTRPHLLKGEDYLLDRTLAERVAQVRDVQVARFENAYANRAPAAPFTTSTLQQEAGKRLKMKPKRVMDLAQKLYEQGAITYHRTDNPNLDAAGIEAIRAYALSAGLQLAEKQRSWKAKEGAQEGHEAIRPADVAALQAGEDASQQALYELIWRRAVASQLADARYAVRKVLLTGDAEGLPVRFIGRGRKLVDPGWMRVYGQDDPEDGAQVEPVNPIPRLDVGQNIQAVDARVLDKVTKPPVRFKQSTLVAELERQGIGRPSTYAAILENITGRGYLLEDNKGFLSPSPTGELIRDALVGTFAFANLDFTRELEDQLDLIAEGRMTYDQVISQTWALLDKELGGLRQNQINLPAAEHACPQCGSGLRRRKGSKGFFWGCSGYPECKTALPDAKGKPGKARARTPQPEPSAHACPKCTKPLLHRIGTGRKGAYDFWACSGFPKCKASFENANGIPNTG from the coding sequence ATGACGACCTTGGTGATCGTGGAGTCGCCAGGCAAGATCAAGAAAATCAGCTCGATCCTCGGGCGCGGCTACAGGGTGGTTGCCAGTGTCGGGCATGTTCGCGATCTGCCCGGGCGGGAGCTGGGCGTGGATCCGGCCAGTTTCAAGCCTACCTATGTGCCGACCGACCGAGGCAAGGGCGTGCTGGCCAAGCTGCGCAAGGAGGTGGCGGCCGCTGAGCAGGTGATTCTGGCCACTGACCCGGACCGTGAAGGCGAAGCCATTGCCTGGCACCTGGCCGATGCCCTGCGGTTGAAACAGCCCAAGCGCATCACCTTTACTGCCATCACCAAAGACAAGATCCGCGAGGCGCTGTCGCAGGTGCGGGCTATCGATCATGACCGGGTGCGGGCTCAGGAGGCGCGGCGGGTGCTGGATCGGCTGGTGGGTTACAAGGTCAGCCCGGCGTTGTCCAATAGCGCCGGTCACGCGCTATCGGCTGGCCGGGTGCAATCTCCTGCGGTGCGGCTGGTGGTGGATCGGGAGCGGGAGATTGCCAACTTCAAGGCGGTCACCCATTTCGGCGTGGAGCTGCTGCTGCCGATTGCCGGTCACTGGCCGGATAACCCCAAAGCGCTCTGGCGGGCTCAATGGGATACCCGCCCGCATCTGCTCAAGGGTGAAGACTATCTGCTCGACCGGACTCTGGCCGAGCGGGTGGCGCAGGTGCGGGATGTGCAGGTGGCACGGTTCGAGAATGCCTACGCCAACCGCGCACCCGCCGCGCCCTTCACCACCTCCACGCTGCAGCAGGAGGCCGGCAAACGGTTGAAGATGAAGCCCAAGCGGGTGATGGATCTGGCGCAGAAGCTGTATGAGCAGGGCGCCATTACCTACCACCGTACCGACAACCCCAATCTGGACGCTGCGGGCATCGAGGCGATTCGAGCGTATGCCTTGTCGGCGGGCTTGCAGCTGGCCGAGAAACAACGCAGTTGGAAAGCCAAGGAGGGCGCGCAGGAGGGGCATGAAGCAATCCGGCCTGCGGATGTCGCGGCTTTGCAGGCGGGTGAGGATGCGAGCCAGCAGGCACTCTATGAGCTGATCTGGCGGCGGGCGGTTGCCTCGCAGCTGGCCGATGCGCGCTATGCGGTGCGCAAGGTTTTGTTGACCGGGGATGCTGAGGGCTTGCCGGTGCGCTTTATCGGTCGTGGCCGCAAGCTGGTCGATCCCGGCTGGATGCGGGTCTATGGGCAGGATGATCCGGAGGACGGCGCGCAGGTCGAACCGGTCAATCCGATACCGCGGCTGGACGTGGGGCAGAATATTCAGGCGGTGGATGCGCGGGTCCTGGATAAGGTGACCAAACCACCGGTGCGTTTCAAGCAATCCACTCTGGTAGCGGAGCTGGAGCGACAGGGCATTGGGCGGCCAAGTACCTATGCGGCCATTCTAGAGAACATCACCGGTCGGGGTTATCTGCTGGAGGACAACAAGGGCTTTCTGTCGCCTTCACCGACCGGCGAGCTCATCCGGGATGCGCTGGTTGGCACCTTTGCCTTTGCTAATCTGGATTTCACCCGCGAGCTGGAGGACCAGCTGGATCTGATCGCCGAGGGACGTATGACCTATGACCAGGTTATCAGTCAGACCTGGGCACTGCTGGACAAGGAGCTGGGAGGTCTGCGGCAGAATCAGATTAATTTGCCTGCAGCCGAGCATGCCTGTCCGCAATGCGGCTCAGGGCTACGGCGTCGCAAGGGTAGCAAAGGCTTCTTCTGGGGCTGTTCGGGCTATCCGGAGTGCAAAACCGCACTGCCGGATGCCAAGGGCAAACCGGGCAAAGCCAGAGCACGCACCCCGCAGCCGGAACCGAGCGCGCATGCCTGTCCGAAATGCACCAAGCCCTTGCTGCATCGAATTGGGACGGGCAGGAAAGGGGCTTATGACTTCTGGGCCTGCAGTGGGTTTCCGAAGTGCAAGGCGTCGTTTGAAAATGCTAACGGTATCCCCAACACCGGTTAA
- a CDS encoding PFL_4669 family integrating conjugative element protein, with amino-acid sequence MADIDVGALRSKIELTLHTYHATRTWWGRGVESGKPQIIGMRQFLALVGRIQQNAATDDPYSDDWMLRIDAKLHDVKNILDPMYAKSEALLASVPEELSIAENISQKPFRTGVYPGGQQGWQGIHQLIRYDRIVRNILLAQHIAMIVRSDAHEALRISANAIRGLCSAPQRYPGLSGATRDDFAAGNARARDAVAKYGELAPDVLSAIRRSPYAPPLRQRDGVADKNTHEDPDEDNLKHLVDQATKPEPIAGGDPLGADED; translated from the coding sequence ATGGCTGATATAGATGTTGGAGCGCTGCGCAGCAAAATAGAGCTGACACTGCATACTTACCACGCAACGCGGACCTGGTGGGGACGAGGCGTTGAGTCCGGTAAACCCCAGATTATCGGCATGCGTCAGTTCCTGGCTCTGGTAGGCCGCATTCAGCAGAACGCCGCCACAGATGACCCCTATTCAGACGACTGGATGTTGCGCATCGACGCCAAATTGCATGACGTCAAAAACATCCTGGACCCCATGTATGCAAAGTCCGAAGCACTGCTGGCTTCGGTTCCTGAAGAGCTGTCCATCGCTGAGAACATCTCACAGAAGCCGTTTCGCACGGGCGTGTACCCGGGTGGACAACAGGGATGGCAGGGAATCCATCAGCTGATTCGCTATGACCGAATAGTACGCAACATTCTGCTTGCCCAGCATATCGCCATGATCGTGAGAAGCGATGCTCATGAGGCGCTGCGTATCAGCGCAAATGCCATTCGCGGACTCTGTTCTGCTCCGCAGCGATACCCGGGGCTGAGCGGTGCTACCCGTGATGATTTTGCAGCAGGCAATGCCCGTGCCCGTGATGCAGTAGCGAAATATGGCGAACTTGCTCCAGATGTACTCAGCGCCATTCGCCGAAGCCCTTACGCACCACCCCTTCGACAGCGTGATGGTGTTGCCGATAAAAACACTCATGAAGATCCGGATGAAGACAACCTGAAGCACTTGGTAGACCAGGCAACCAAGCCAGAACCTATAGCAGGAGGTGATCCGTTGGGTGCTGATGAGGATTAG
- a CDS encoding STY4528 family pathogenicity island replication protein, producing MRSIDDWQVLVGRATSAITQRFSDSKPSHAGELDGLLFFGNPHETVPRGLLLDEHLGAVDVLGWQMIRLMTEADRSTAFPTYDQLQPLLRASPGTSASRGTVARVIAVLRLTRWMSLCHKARHETGRIMGNVYALHDEPLSFEEAALLDSDYNAFVVQCLSHNNSAVRFVAERVHAAMESGGQQTRLNQRAQRFVEMRDQRRGSTKEGRKNQQLPPENCPVITGFGREPSSSQTENRPSSQKELSRKSMIYGGSSQVRTENQANTVPVRTGIYLKTSTGTEADSGLIWHEQLQIAQQERQELLAVLQRLGSEVAQAVLDETAGRMLAGKVRTPKGLLRSLIKSAQEGEFVITRYAESIRNMRCGEDVATGLEAEARRGSEMAGHGQSQPATQLTQAQAAASRKKLLDSLGLRR from the coding sequence ATGCGCTCGATAGATGACTGGCAGGTATTGGTTGGGCGTGCAACGTCCGCCATTACCCAGAGATTCTCCGACAGCAAGCCTTCCCATGCGGGCGAACTGGATGGATTACTGTTTTTCGGAAACCCCCACGAAACAGTACCCAGGGGGCTGCTACTCGATGAGCACCTTGGTGCTGTGGATGTCCTGGGCTGGCAAATGATCCGGCTGATGACCGAGGCTGACCGCAGCACCGCTTTTCCAACATACGACCAGTTGCAGCCCTTGTTGCGAGCCTCACCAGGAACGTCAGCATCACGCGGGACGGTAGCGCGGGTGATTGCCGTGCTCAGGCTCACCCGCTGGATGAGCTTATGTCACAAGGCACGGCATGAAACCGGGCGCATCATGGGCAACGTTTATGCATTGCATGATGAGCCGTTGAGCTTTGAAGAGGCGGCATTACTCGATTCAGATTACAACGCGTTCGTAGTTCAGTGCCTGTCGCATAACAACAGTGCAGTCCGGTTTGTAGCCGAGCGAGTTCATGCGGCGATGGAGAGCGGGGGGCAGCAAACGCGCCTCAATCAGCGAGCCCAACGCTTTGTTGAAATGCGTGATCAGCGGCGTGGCAGCACCAAGGAAGGCAGAAAGAACCAGCAGTTACCGCCAGAGAACTGCCCAGTAATAACGGGTTTCGGGAGAGAACCAAGTAGCAGCCAAACGGAGAACCGCCCAAGTTCGCAGAAAGAACTAAGCCGAAAATCAATGATTTACGGTGGCTCTAGCCAAGTTCGCACTGAGAACCAAGCGAATACAGTACCAGTACGTACTGGTATTTATTTAAAAACAAGTACGGGTACCGAGGCGGATTCAGGATTGATCTGGCATGAGCAATTGCAGATAGCACAGCAAGAGCGCCAAGAGCTCCTGGCCGTTCTTCAACGCCTCGGCTCTGAGGTTGCTCAAGCTGTGCTCGATGAAACGGCGGGGCGTATGCTGGCAGGTAAAGTTCGCACACCGAAGGGGCTGTTGCGATCCCTGATAAAAAGCGCTCAGGAAGGTGAGTTCGTTATCACTCGTTACGCCGAAAGCATACGCAACATGCGTTGTGGCGAAGATGTTGCGACAGGGCTTGAGGCCGAAGCACGACGTGGTTCTGAGATGGCTGGGCATGGGCAATCCCAACCAGCGACCCAGTTAACGCAAGCGCAAGCCGCAGCGAGCAGAAAAAAATTGCTCGACTCATTAGGTCTGAGACGTTGA
- a CDS encoding TIGR03759 family integrating conjugative element protein has product MINLLKAQYCAALLTACMALQTNAQEAHTSQQALMIDQSEQVESQTERSEVRASEWGLSALEWDRYEALMAGRRGILSPGLDPLTALGVEARTEQERRRYAELQARFEYERIERELAYQQSYDEAIARIAGDKPRIATFSMQPPVSGRADPGLLGLLTAPARHDVVVALSGCDACGNTVMELVAEGRALNVWVTDSDGDDGKIRRWASDLGIPTERVTSGAITLNHGAGLGAGQTLPLVRLRR; this is encoded by the coding sequence ATGATCAACCTGTTGAAGGCCCAATATTGTGCAGCCCTGCTGACCGCCTGCATGGCGTTACAGACTAATGCGCAAGAGGCACATACCAGCCAGCAAGCGCTGATGATTGATCAGTCCGAGCAGGTCGAAAGTCAAACGGAACGCAGCGAGGTCAGGGCCAGCGAGTGGGGCCTTTCGGCATTGGAATGGGATCGATACGAAGCATTGATGGCGGGGCGGCGGGGTATTCTGTCGCCTGGCCTGGATCCGCTTACTGCATTGGGTGTTGAAGCCCGGACAGAGCAAGAGCGGCGGCGCTATGCAGAGCTGCAGGCCCGGTTCGAGTATGAGCGTATCGAGCGCGAACTTGCCTACCAGCAGTCTTATGATGAGGCCATAGCGCGTATTGCAGGCGACAAGCCTCGGATTGCTACCTTCTCGATGCAGCCGCCCGTGTCAGGAAGGGCCGACCCGGGGCTTTTGGGCCTGCTCACAGCGCCGGCACGTCATGATGTGGTGGTCGCACTGTCTGGTTGTGATGCCTGCGGCAATACGGTTATGGAGCTGGTGGCTGAAGGCCGTGCACTGAATGTCTGGGTCACAGACAGTGACGGCGATGACGGCAAGATCAGGCGCTGGGCTTCTGACTTGGGAATACCGACTGAGCGGGTTACCAGCGGTGCCATCACGCTTAACCATGGTGCAGGCTTAGGTGCTGGCCAGACTCTGCCTCTTGTTCGCTTGCGGCGGTGA
- a CDS encoding ParB family protein yields MGKRSLSIAEMTAQLQKPGPALRSQRVDKMTAPLAEMGMQVTLDQLRPYDHNPRTERNPRYDEIKESIRQVGLKHSPPITQRPGDDKFMISDGGNTRLAILNELYEETGDDRFYRFWCVYRPWVTEEQVLAGHLSENENRADLSWIEKALGVAELKRLLEEHEGEVLSQRELARRFSELGFAVSHSHISRMLYTVEHFWPTLPTTLKSGIGQPQIKKLIAYREACLEIWKRCNSRQEADFSVAWHDVVSQFDYEEQTELPWSIVEDRLLGMLEDHSGAHLHTLDWCLKRVLEYRQRRQDIDDPEIWQPLQVEMERVRNPEAHPLKFHPPLPGEEDEPSKRERRPRQEVDTSEPLEFEPSDSSQSPPRTTDDQPTFGDENSYLRQELNALRAQNRKLLEGRQAAVASEESVFPTTEHEQAADQVSLAGLHSDDLAIPEAEEEADPRTDEERINSLTLSVIDETEGKRKLRHAVAAMHGGQAGDFQDFAVQSIPLMSAGPLTPVTDIWWVDAHVQTPKKLRYVIYRLAQSLGQWAGFPLADTDLYPAPLQLNQEEGLGYQLQPLPGDLEQDTIAQKVWQLLAALSGEVQPVYPSDISLIGGLLGTTDDVEHLPDEVLIRLFRLIRLVRVLRTQESTRGDS; encoded by the coding sequence ATGGGCAAGCGTAGCCTTTCGATTGCTGAAATGACGGCGCAGCTGCAGAAGCCGGGGCCTGCTCTACGAAGCCAGCGTGTCGACAAGATGACTGCGCCGCTGGCCGAGATGGGCATGCAGGTCACGCTGGACCAGCTGCGGCCGTACGACCATAACCCGCGAACGGAACGAAACCCCCGATACGATGAAATCAAGGAGTCCATCCGCCAGGTTGGCTTGAAGCATTCGCCACCGATAACCCAGCGTCCCGGTGACGACAAGTTCATGATCAGTGACGGCGGAAACACCCGGCTGGCAATTCTCAACGAGCTTTATGAGGAAACCGGCGACGACCGATTTTATCGGTTCTGGTGTGTTTACCGGCCGTGGGTAACCGAGGAGCAGGTGCTGGCTGGGCACTTGTCCGAGAACGAAAACCGTGCGGATCTCAGTTGGATCGAGAAGGCATTGGGTGTGGCAGAGCTGAAACGATTGCTGGAGGAGCATGAAGGCGAGGTGCTTTCCCAGCGCGAACTGGCCCGTCGCTTCAGCGAGCTGGGCTTCGCTGTAAGCCACAGCCATATAAGCCGGATGCTTTATACCGTAGAGCATTTCTGGCCGACGTTACCGACAACGCTGAAAAGCGGTATTGGACAACCGCAGATCAAGAAGCTGATTGCGTATCGCGAGGCATGTCTGGAGATATGGAAGCGCTGTAACTCCAGGCAGGAGGCTGACTTCTCTGTAGCCTGGCATGACGTCGTATCGCAGTTTGACTATGAGGAGCAGACGGAGCTGCCTTGGTCGATAGTGGAAGATCGCTTGCTCGGCATGCTTGAGGATCATAGCGGCGCGCATCTGCATACCCTGGACTGGTGTCTGAAGCGGGTCCTTGAGTATCGTCAGCGTCGGCAGGACATTGATGACCCGGAAATATGGCAACCTCTGCAGGTTGAAATGGAACGGGTTCGTAATCCAGAAGCCCACCCTCTGAAGTTTCACCCGCCTCTGCCGGGTGAAGAGGACGAGCCGTCGAAGCGCGAGCGCAGGCCTCGGCAGGAGGTTGATACCAGCGAGCCACTTGAATTCGAGCCTTCGGACTCATCACAAAGCCCACCGCGCACCACCGATGACCAGCCAACCTTTGGTGATGAGAACAGCTATCTGCGTCAGGAGCTTAATGCGTTGCGGGCACAGAACCGCAAGCTCCTTGAAGGCAGGCAGGCCGCCGTCGCCTCTGAAGAGTCGGTATTTCCCACTACTGAGCATGAGCAGGCAGCCGATCAGGTCAGCCTTGCCGGGTTGCATTCAGATGATCTAGCAATCCCGGAGGCGGAAGAAGAAGCCGACCCGCGAACGGACGAAGAACGTATCAACAGTCTGACGTTGTCGGTGATTGATGAGACGGAAGGCAAGCGGAAGCTGCGTCACGCAGTTGCCGCCATGCACGGAGGCCAGGCGGGTGACTTTCAGGACTTTGCCGTTCAGTCCATACCGCTGATGTCGGCAGGACCGCTGACACCTGTTACTGACATCTGGTGGGTCGACGCCCATGTACAGACACCGAAGAAACTGCGGTATGTGATTTATCGCCTGGCCCAGTCATTGGGTCAGTGGGCTGGCTTCCCGCTTGCAGACACCGACCTGTACCCGGCTCCGTTGCAGCTCAATCAGGAAGAGGGGCTGGGGTATCAATTGCAGCCCCTGCCTGGGGATCTGGAACAGGACACTATTGCACAGAAAGTCTGGCAGTTGCTGGCGGCTCTATCTGGCGAAGTACAACCGGTTTACCCATCCGATATCAGCCTGATTGGTGGCTTGCTTGGCACGACAGATGATGTCGAGCACTTGCCGGATGAGGTGCTGATTCGCCTGTTCAGGCTGATCCGGCTGGTCCGTGTTCTACGCACCCAGGAATCCACCAGGGGAGATAGCTGA
- a CDS encoding cation transporter: protein MSKSCGGARGGDATSAADTDIQTSSEVPGRWVSVYAVPKMDCPSEERMIRLALSGFEEIRALSFDLSNRRLKVVHDGEVEPVTSKLKTLGLGAALQESVAANPETIKAAEFSAASAEQESGTLRWLLGINALLFVVEITAGLMAQSTGLIAESLDNFADAAVYGLALYAVGHSVKRQVRVAHVAGVVQLVLAVGVLVEVVRRFVFGSEPESLVMIAIAFVALIANTACLLMVSKHRGGGAHMKASWIFSANDVVINLGVITAGALIAWTGSNYPDLIIGTIAGVIVLNGARRILALKG from the coding sequence ATGAGCAAATCCTGTGGAGGCGCCCGTGGCGGTGATGCTACGTCCGCAGCGGATACCGATATACAGACCTCCTCCGAAGTGCCGGGGAGATGGGTCAGCGTTTATGCCGTGCCGAAGATGGACTGTCCGTCAGAAGAGCGAATGATTCGCCTAGCCCTGAGCGGCTTTGAGGAGATTCGAGCGCTGTCCTTCGACTTGTCGAACCGCCGGCTGAAGGTCGTGCATGACGGCGAGGTCGAGCCCGTCACATCGAAACTGAAGACCTTGGGGCTAGGAGCCGCGCTTCAGGAAAGCGTTGCTGCAAATCCGGAGACCATCAAGGCCGCCGAGTTCTCGGCAGCTTCTGCTGAGCAAGAATCCGGGACCCTGCGCTGGTTGCTCGGCATCAATGCACTTCTGTTCGTGGTGGAAATTACTGCCGGTCTGATGGCTCAGTCAACTGGCCTCATTGCAGAGTCCCTGGACAATTTTGCCGATGCGGCAGTGTACGGACTCGCTCTTTATGCGGTTGGGCATAGCGTGAAAAGGCAGGTCCGTGTTGCGCACGTTGCTGGTGTGGTCCAACTGGTTTTGGCTGTTGGCGTACTCGTAGAGGTCGTGAGGCGCTTTGTATTCGGTAGTGAGCCTGAATCGCTGGTGATGATAGCCATCGCATTCGTCGCATTGATTGCCAATACCGCCTGTCTACTGATGGTATCCAAACATCGAGGGGGCGGAGCTCATATGAAGGCTAGCTGGATATTTTCGGCCAACGACGTGGTGATCAACCTGGGGGTCATCACCGCCGGCGCCCTGATCGCGTGGACCGGGTCCAATTATCCGGATCTGATTATCGGCACCATCGCGGGGGTCATTGTACTTAACGGTGCCAGACGCATTCTGGCGTTGAAGGGTTAA
- a CDS encoding DUF3158 family protein, which produces MAEIEIYARHLEQAAHDFSQQHNSFLKTHRIVLTPHTESKRGDRVPMVRWRGVGSRSMGMAQFDQVFNQVQSGGERRTLYDIEVERCLINNQAGTVNATMRRLRATLQSLEHIDELTNRLG; this is translated from the coding sequence ATGGCTGAGATCGAGATCTACGCACGACACCTGGAGCAGGCGGCTCATGATTTTTCACAACAGCACAATTCATTTCTGAAGACTCACCGGATTGTCCTTACCCCTCACACCGAATCCAAACGAGGTGATCGAGTTCCGATGGTGCGCTGGAGAGGTGTCGGTAGCCGGTCGATGGGTATGGCGCAGTTTGACCAGGTTTTCAATCAGGTGCAGTCGGGGGGAGAACGCCGGACGTTATACGATATTGAGGTGGAGCGCTGCTTGATCAATAACCAGGCAGGCACAGTGAACGCTACCATGCGTAGGTTACGAGCAACATTGCAATCGCTGGAACATATTGATGAGCTCACAAACCGACTGGGATAG